agcaattctgcatttatttgatcaaaaacacagggaaaagtttaatactgtgaaatattatgtaaaataaaaattttctgttttaatatatattaaactgtaatttatttctgtgatgcgcagctgtattttcagcatcattactccagtcttcagtgtcacatgatcttcagaaatcataataatatgctgatttattatcagtgctgaaaagctgcttaatattttttttggaacctgtcatactttttttcaggattctttgatgaataaaaagttaaaaagaagagcatttatttaaaatataaatcttttctaacaatatacactactgttcaaaagtttggggtcagtacatttttattctttgtttttttttttgaaagaaattaaaagatttttatattgttagaaaagatttatattttaaataaatgctcagcaaaactgttgataattctaataataaatcagcatattagattttattcatcaaagctcagttaccaaaaaaatatatttgtcagcaaaactgttgataattctaataaaaaatcagcatatcagaatgatttctgaaagatcatgtgacactttatactggagtaatgatgctgatggaaattcagctttgcatcacagaaataaattatattttaaaggatattaaaatagaaaccattattattttaataacattttgcaagaatactgtttttttcagtatttttgatcaaataaatgcagcctcgatgagcttaagagacttctttaaaaaacattttaaagtctcACTGatccccaaacgtttgaacggcgttgtgtgtgtatatatatatatatatatataaatatatatatatatatatatatatatatatatatatggttatatatatatggaagtgGTTGTCTAGTGGAGAagtcatttcaaaaaaaaaaatatttttatcatttatatcttaataaatacaaaataaaatggttgtttACAGATCAGCCAGTCTATAAATATAAACtagtttttaaacaaacacattcattttcaGACTAATTTACTGCTTTAATGATGTGTTGCATTGCATATCCTAATGCATTCAGAAACTCAGGAACAAATGCATAAGAAGCCAAACACATCTGCTTAATTAAGACAATCTGTATatgatgttttatgtattttaatctcTGTATACATTCAGaacattaaatgcatttcattttaataaattactattttcattataaatatctcTGTGTGTATATGCTGTTCGCTTTTGCTGTTTTCACTTCATTAAAACTCTGTAATGGATTGTCCAACTAcattatgttcattattacataaaCGATTAGataatttaatatagaaaaaataaaccacataaaaaaaagtgatggaGGTCTTGGGGTGGTTGACTTTATTCAACCATATTATAAAAGGAAGCCTGCAAAACTACCCACTAAATAAGCAGAATAACTACTTTaccaatataatttattttgaataatcaaaatattattaacagaaataaacCATTCTGTTTTGAGATATggtatttaaatcatattttgagGCTTCATTAAAAGAGTACAATCTTTATCAcaactcaaattcttgaattcaGTACACTGTTCATATATTTATTGTTCTGGTTAATTTCTTTattcataaatgtgcatttttgggTAAGGATAATTTTTTTCTAGACTGCGATTTGGTTTGTCTTTGAAGGGCATGAAAAGTAAATAACTTTGAATATTTAACCTAATGTTTATTttctctggcttttttttttttttaccacttttatcaccacacacacacacacacacacacacacacacacacacacacacaagttcatATAAAGAGTTGTCTGGCatgaataaagataaaaaacTCAGTCCCTGAACAACACAAACTGTCTCTCGGAGACACACATTAGCCATTTATAATGAGAAATTAAGTAACATTTACTCTTACTAAAAcgcttttaaaaattataatgttgGATAGTTTTGTCATCAACTGCTTGTCTCTGTAAcgcttttaaaaattataatgttgGATAAGAAATTAAGTAACATTTACTCTTACTAAAacgctttaaaaaataataatgttggatattaatatgtaaaattacatttttttttctgtatatgttCGTTCTGAAAACAAACCCGTAATTTGGGCCTAGTTTAACGAAGTGTATCTTGTTATTTTGCGGCGCTCCTAAAAGAGCATTTACGGTATTTTAACAGAAACAGCCCAAAATCTACTGGCCCTTCAAACGGTGACGTACTTCAGTAGGAACTGGCCagtgttttgtgatgtttgtgtaAACACTATTGATGCGCGCTCGGCATTCACCGAAGGAAAGCACCAGAACGGACGCGAGGTTCTCCGCCAAACGAGCAGCATCTAAACCACGAATTCAACAGATTTGTTCGCCACTTGAACGACTAGAATGTCCGCATCGGTCGATATCCACGCGCAGCTGGCGTCCATCCTCGAGCGCTTCGCCAAATGCGCGCTGCTGGAGATGAGCCGCGCGGTGGAGCAGGAGATGACGCGCCGCCAGATGGAGACGGAGACGCTGCTGGTCAAGCTTCAGTTCACCGAGAGCGAGCTGCGATCGGCGCGACAGAGCCAGGCGAACCTGCGGTCCGTGGGAATACAAGTCAACAACAGCGGACAGAGAGGTACGCGGCGCGCGCGACTCCAGACACACCGGCGTTCGTTTAAACTCAACGTGACGCTGAGCTTTTTCATCTTTAATCGCGATAGAGCAACTTGCGCTTCCGCTGAAACGACTTAATGTCGCTGCTGACGTATGCAAGGCCCCCAACCCCACATAAAACTAGCCTTGCTACACCCCCCGAAAAAAACAATTGTGGGATGTTTTCCTCTTAAAACGTTGTTTACAAGAACTGTAGAAAAGATGAACTCCTGGAATGTTTTTTCCCACTTCGATGGAGTTTCCCCACCCCGACTACTAAACAGTACACCAGAGCACACTTAGGAAAAAGAAAAATCGAGCAAACAGGGATGCGTGCATCCAGGGTTGGGCAAAGATGCAtcaaagtgtattttaaaataaaataccaaatacatgcattttaattgtatgaaaataaactacaaaatacagcagccacaccatgtatcaaaataaactactgtatttttgtattttaaaattgaagCAAACCTTTCTTTAATTGGTCTGTTTGATCTATTCCTTCACCATTACACTGACTCAggtgattaaataaacagtgtttgatagtaacagcttttctctgcccgagtcatgcaataaatctgaaatatgcaaaaatattaacacatCCCTGTGATCTCTCAGATGAAGGTTAGGTTTAAAGTAAccaacagtttaatgtttaacagtttgTGAATGACTCCTAATTGTGTCCTAATTTAGTTACTTGGTGTTTGGGGAAACGAAGGGCCCTACTTTGCATCAGCAACACTGACTCAATGACAAACAAGTCATTCATAAGAAGACAACTGATGCCATCTGTTGTCATAGCAACTAGTTAATCATTTGAttgttaatcataaatataatatgtgTCAGACAGTCATTCATGCAATGGTGTGTAAAATCATGATCCTACTGAGCAGCTATACTTCAATTAGAGTACAATATTcagcaatcaaatatttatttatcaatcacTGGACGCCTGTTTGGAAGTTGAAAATTAACATTTCAGCATTTCAAGcattgagtaaatgatgccagaagtTTTGTTTCGAGGCTTCAGTCCATTCAGATGCATGCATGGTTACTgttgtgtttcatgttttttttctgctatttcTTTTTCTCATTAGAGGTGAACCTCAACCTTGTAAAGTTCAATGAAAATCATGACggagaaacacagacagagacgTACACAGACGATTCTTCAGCACAGACTTTTGCACTAAATGTAAGGATTGCTTCATTATTAGATTCTTTGtcaatatttgttatatattatctTGATTTCATGTGATTCTCAAATGCAGGAAGATGGAATCAAATCCATTCAGATCAAAGAAGAGCACATGGAGGACGGACAGTGGGACAGCGGACCCagtaaaaaacatacacattctTAAAATAACGTGCTTTTAAAAATTATGATAGCGCTACCAAGTATTCACTTTTTATGATTGTCAAATATAATATTCTAATCTACATTCTCAGTTGTTTTATACATGATTCCGCACTGTTATTATTCTAGTATCTCCTGCTCTTTGCCCGTTGGGTCCAGAGGTGGAAGACCAGGACAGTTTCAGTGCAGGAACAACAGGACCAGCTAGAGAGGGTGAGAGATCAGTACTAGTCTTTAGAGTTAGGGACTTTTTTAGCTGCTCTTTGAAGCAGCAGATTTAGTGCACAGTATGTGTACGGCATGCTGAATTACTTTTGGGGTGTATCACAAAAATGAGGTTTGGTTCTGGTTTCAGAACAGTCGGGggtaaaactaaacataaaattgctTCTTTTTTATTAAGCAATGATATATTGAACAAATTGTGGTTCtgtctttaaccctctggtgtgTTTTTGAAATCCGTCAAAAATCGTGAAAGCTTTAAAGTGACTTAAGTTATTTCAATGAATGGCctggtattttttaatttaataaaaatgtatttttaaaaatcttttttatggTACTACACGTACATTCGGTCATTTATGTGATTAGAGCTTTGAAAATGTGGTCCATACTTAGAGTgacttaagtttgttttttttttgttttttttaaaacatggcagattattgctgaagtgaaaaagttaaactgaaactaaaaaaaaaagttatagaagtttaactttattattatgaaatgcacacaaaaataatattatttttttttaaatgaaatatatattttccaaaatgatTTACTCTAAAGCTGCAAGAAAATCTATAAATGCTATAAATTTAAACCAGATGTGttccaattttgtgtgtgtgtgtgttcacatagcaagTACCAAAACATTTAACAAGTTTTGTACTAttccaaagaagaagaaaaaaaaaacaacagttttccaTCAAACATGACCGAACAACACCAGaggattaaataaatgaatttataaatatagctgcaagcagcaattattgGGGATTTAAGCAAATAAAGTAGTTCGCAAAAGTAGTttttttacatcatctcaatcatttaacaaacaatttgattgacagcagtggttcTAGAAGCAAAGTTATCCGGAATGAGGAGTTCTATCATATGAAAAGAATATTGTGTGTGTGCGAAAAACTGTGCAATGTACAATTGTTTATACCCTTGAAAAATGCGATATCACCCCccagtggccgatttctttcagaTTTCTCACAGACCTTTGTGGTCGTGTGTCAAACAGGCCCGGCGAGTTTCATTCCGTTCGGCCTCCGTTAACCTCGTATAATAGGTGCTCAAAATTTGTCGGCCAATggtggccatgttttttgagatactcAAATGGCCTTGTAGACACTTGTGGCACTTTGGAACAAGACAGTGCACACCACTTTTTATGTTGATAGGACAAACGGTTATGCAGTTgcagacattttaatgttttttccctcttatagcgccaccaagtggccaagCTCCACTATTTTTTCCAGTGACCTCAGATTGAGCTCGTACATAAGTGTTctgagtttggtgaagatatctcattccgttcTGGAGTTATAGGCATTTTGCTAAAAGTGGCCCTGCCACTTTCAAACGTTTTGGCTTTCCGTTGCGAGTCGAAAGTTCTTTtcgaaaacttttttttcaccattttttaataattgttggTATTGactctccagagaatctttctgcactggtttggttctgttcgggtgaaaaacctaggactggTTTGGAAAAGTAGGTctttttcgcattggtctgaatgtaaatgcaaattcattccttGCAACTAGGTTCCACTTTTGGAGCagttaaaatagctgtttccctggtaaccatgtacacaaagcagcactgcgctcacaaacgctgctttatcaggcgtGATGCAATCgaccaatcaccacagattagTGTCACGCAAAGCAGGGGTTTGAAAAAATTAATCACTGAGTGAACCGTTTGGAAGTCGTTGAGCAAATAAGGcaaaaataaagacaatgaaagtgttttttgaccttgcatgcatgtcaacctgttcttggggactcccaaaaccaaatatgaacctttcattacacataataggggcactttaatacaaaaaaattttaagGTCTAAAAAGAAGACATGTCTGGTGTAAAGAGGATGTGTGGCTACCCTAGCAACTCTCTGTTCTCTGTACTTCAATCAGCAGGCAGTGATTTCATCCTGACGAGTAAAATGAAGCCCGGTGGATTGTGGAACTCACCGGTTTCTGAGGAATATCCCATGAACGCCGAAGCCCAGAGTTTGGACGCATTTCCTCTGGAATCAGGCGAGCGATATGAAAACCGCCGGCCGGATCCGAGCGCGCAGCACCACATGGAGGAAGCGTACAGACCGGAGGAGGTCTCCCTGCGTGCGAATCCATCAGCGGCGGAGAGGAGCTCTcgctgccctcagtgtggaaagactttCACTACACGCTTCTACCTGAAGATCCACCAGCGCATCCACACCGGAGAGAGACCCTACACCTGCCCACAGTGCGGCAAGGGCTTCTACTGCAACTCACACCTGATCTCACACCAGCGCTcgcacaccggagagaaaccctACAGCTGCGAGGAGTGCGGCAAGTCTTACTCACATTTAAACTCACTGAAACTGCACCAGCGCAGCCACACAGAAGAAGAGGCGTATGCCTACTGGTGATTCATGACCTGCCACATGACTTCGTTTTACATTCAACACATATTttgtatgataaattataaaataacattgctttAAGTTTTATATACTGCCTCTTTTTTGAGTAGCTGGTCAACAGAATACTTTTATATCCTTTTTTAATCTATTTGTTAAACATTGTCTGTTACATAAATTTCATTACCTTTATATATAAATCGcggtcaaacgattaatcgcgattaattgcatccaaaaaaaatattatatgtgtgtgtgttgtgtatatttattatatgtgtgtatatataatacacacatacagtatatatttttaaaatatatttacatgtatatatatttatattcttaaaatttattacatatataagtatttaatatataaacaacacattttcttaaatatatacatgcatgtgtttgtgtatatatatatatatatatatatatatatatatatatatattatatatatatatatatacgatatatatcaCTAAAACACACGctatgctgaaaaataaaaacttttattttggatgcgattaattgtttgacagcactaaattttttcatttttttataaccTGTAAAACCTGTGCTATgcttttttgctgtattttttgtttgtgtggattATTTAATATAGGAGCACCATTTTGCTATTGACAATAAAAATCCATGACTTTCTGATGGATATGATGGATAAAGTCCTTTTGTGTCTTAATGCATCATTGGGAGTGCTGTAATTTATCTGTTTGTCTTTGCATTCTATTGCCACATTGTTTATCTTTTTGGGCGGCAGTTTAGATTTGGCTGTGTTTAAAGCAGTTTCAACTTTGCTTGGAGGGAAGAGAACGGCAGAAACGATCTAATCGTTAAGTTCTTGAAGGTCGCCCGTAGAGATTGAACCCTTCTCATCCTCAGACCATACCGACATTGGTCAAGGACTACATTCGGCCGAACTACGCCCTTTGTCATTGTAAACCGGTCTACTACTGGCACTAGCATTGGTCAAGGAAGTGGGTGACTTACAATCACTGTCAATCAGTGCTTCCTGTCTGGAGTTTGGGTCCAACGACTGTGAAGTTGTCCTCAAACCTAGACATGGATATGTACCAAAGGTGCTCTCAGCTCTGTTCAGAGCCCAGGTAATTACCCTTCTGGCGCTAACATCCTCAGGACCCTTAACAGCTCCCAAAAAATATCTTTAACGCCACAGCCCTTACAAGAAAATCTTAAAAGCTTCACATTATCCATCAAAAGTATTACAAAGCCTCACAGATTTGCTTTGGAGGCCACTCCAAGGGGCTGCTGGTTACAAAGCAAAGACTATCCCGCTGTAAAATCCAACCCAACTCCTCTTATTACTCATAAGAATTACAACAACTCATAATAGTGATGACCCACCACTCCACTAGAGGAATGGCCTCTTCTTGGGCTTGGTCCAGCAGAATCGATATTGGTGAGATATGTGCTGCCAACAGCTGGTCGTCGCCATCCACGTTTACCAGATTCTACAGCCTAGATGTCCCTGCCTCCCAGACACGGATTTTATTAGCTAAAACTGCTTTTTTCTCCCCAGAGTCCTCAGCTACGCTCGGGACTCGGTTGACTCTTGGGACTCTAGCATAAGTGCTCCAGAACTGGGCTCGCAGAGCAGCTTTGTGTGCTTCTGCTCATAGCACGGCGTGATTGGATTCGTTCCCCATACACAACGTGAAATGAACGTTCAAAAGGGAATGTTCCTTTTGCtgatgtaacctcggttccctgagatgaaAGAACGAGTGTTGTGTCACTTGCCGTGCTACTATATTCAGTCTaatgattctgatgaaatggtgcTGCGAGCAGACTTATATACATGTTGGCTCCATACAAGCAAGCAATTGGtttgtgcaaataaacaaatcaagGATTTCAGTAACATAGTAAACTGGAGTTTACCCCCATACACAACGCTTGCTCCCTTATccgtccttccttccttccttccttccttccttccttcctttctttctttctttctttcttgcttgctttcttttaatttaatttttttttaataaccagcCAGCATTAAgtcagttgtttttctttttcttctttaaacagtattttacagtttCTTGTTATTTAATTGTCTGGGTTGTTTGGTGGATCCTGTTTTCATACAAAatgctttttaaacaacaacCATCCAGTAATaagaaaaattcatttaaataataatattctttaattaatttttcttcttAATACAGCTGTTTTACAGGTTCAGGTTCTGTAATTGTCCAAGTTGTTTGTTGGCTTTATGAACAAAAGCTGAGAAGTTAAACACAAAGATCTGATAAAACTGTTTTAGgggcaaaatgtttttattaataacatccCACCAGCAATAAAACAAGTAATAATAATCAACCAGCATTAAATCAGTTATTCTTCTTAGATATTTTTATTCctaaaacagtattttacagttGTCTAAAAACAAGATTTGCCCATTTATTTATCTTCCTAACACAGTGTTTTACAGGTTCAAGTGAATTAATCATCCCATTTCTTAAGTGGCTTTATTTTTATGACCAAAAGctgtaaaaataatacttttgtttagTAAGGATgctgtaaattgatcaaaagtgatgataaagacatttataatgttccaaaatatttatatttcagataaatgctgttcttcggAACTTCTATTCATCATTTTCTATTCAACTTCTAttcaagaaacctgaaaaaaattctactcgacataataataaatggttcTTGAGTAGcaaacagaatattagaatgatttctgaagatcatgtgactggagtaatgatgctaaaaatcttGCTTTGAaaacacaggaacaaattacatttaaaaataaaatattttaactactttggatcaaataaatgcaggcttgttgagcagaagagacttatttaaaaacattacaaatcttactgtcccaaaacttttgactggtatagtGTAATTGTCTCGGTTTTATTAGAAGACATTTCACAACAGGAGCGTCTCCGAGCTTTCCTTCGATGTTATTTGCTCGAGTTGAACCGAGTGACGGCGCGATGGACCGTGAGCTTCCCGTCTGACAGGAGCTGAGGCTGGGAAAGGATCTCTGCACACGTTCCTCACAGAAACACCGGGAAGAGGAGGCAAGAATCCGCCGTGAGCTCTCGACTGCTCTCTTGCCTTCTTTCTGTTCGCCTCGTGGAGCTCGTGATGCCCGTCTGGAGGCGCCAGCAACAACGAACTGCTCCTGTAGATGGAAGGGAACCTCGAAGCGCAGGGATCCCGGTGCAGGTGAGTGTCGGATCCGGACAGCGTGAGTTTGAGGGCCGGCGGCTGAAGAAGATCCGGAAGCGTGTTTCTTCTGCTCTGCAGCTGCTCTGATTCGGATTTAAACTTCAAATCTGTTTTTTGGAAACAGAATGCGTTAACGTGGAACAGGGCTCTGTACCAAATGCCACTTTGTGAGCACTAGCCTCCAAGGTGAAtaaaaaagtgcacttccataatgtacttcAAGTGCTCTATTTTCGCACACTTATAGGTCTatactaaaaattattctttagtccttaagataaacttaagatcatctaagtgtactcaactgtgctattttgggactaaaatgcacttttaacatactggcccggtttcacagacagggcttagttaagccaggattaggctgttgttaaattaagacatttaagcagcttttataaaaatgcattagaatgaaatgttacaggtgtgcatcttaaAGGGCAGAACAATgtcactgacatattttaagaaatgtcagGGGAAGAAATTTTAAGTTGAGACTGCTCAAATATGCATTTTAGTCTAgccttaagccttgtctgtgaaacctggGGACTatctttgtatttaaaaaaatgcatttagtcaTTACTTGTAGTACATGAAAGATGTGTTCAAGTGGTGACTAAAGAAGAaatctgtttttgtaactcaCAGGTGGGAAGAGAACACCCGTCCTCTTGGTTTTCCTCCGCTTCTGTGTTTTTCTCATAGCTCTGGCTGAGATGCGCCAGGTTTTGGATGGCCAGCCAAGGCTCCGAGCGCAAACGCTGCCGACAGCGAGTCTCGCTCCTCGGATGGACGGGAGAAACCTGCCCGCCTCCTCGAAAGTTAAATATGTTCTCGCCCTCAGAGTTGGGAGAGTTGGTCTTGAGCTCGATGTCCGAGGGCGACATGCAGGAGACGGGCGAGCTGTCGGGCGACGGAGGACATGCGGGCCGCAGCTCAGATCGGTGGCTATAATGATGATGTCTCGTCCCTGGGCTTTGCAGGCGTCCAGCAGCACTGTAAGTGTGTCCTGATCGTGGGCGTTAATGGCGTAAACGAGGGCAGAGCCTCCGGTGTAGTCCTCTGTGCTGGGATCTGCGCCGGCCGCGGTCAGAGCCAACGCCACGTCCGGCCCGGCCCGCTCCATACAGGCGTACATCAGAGCCGTGCGGCCCGTCTTGTCCTGGATATTGGGGTCGGCCTGGTTGCGAAGGAGATACTGGATGAGTCTGAGCATGCTGGATCCGGACTGATCGCCTCGCAGAGCTCGGCAGGCGGCCAGCAGAGGCGTCTCTCCTCGCTGGTTTCTCTCGTTGACCTGCGCTCCTCCCTCCACCAGAAGACGAACCAAGCGCAGTTTGCCCAGCTGAGCGGCGCTGATGAGTGGACTGCCGTCCAGCAGGGAATCTGGTGACTCTGTCATGACTGGGTCAATGAAAGCAAAGTCACAGTAAGTTCAGCTTTATCCTGTGGAAGCTTAAAACATGTAACAGCAACTTTTAatagccattaattgtaataatccagtgagatttctgtttgtgctccacagagatgtgatctgatcatcatcagtctgtctgaacaaactgagacagactcaatccagaacaACTGactttttttagctggtgaaaatactagtgttctaataattttggccaagACTCTCTAATTTTAGATTatgatataaaacatttaaataattagagtttagaaataaatcaaaattatgatgTAAAACATCAAATGTCATGATATgatgacaaaaaatatatcattaactgaaaaaattctagattattagggaaaaaaagtttaaaatatgacagtcaaaattatgatatttataaagttcaaaagtaaaaaaacagaATCTCATAATTgacataaaaagtgaaaaatatgagAGAAAAGTTGAAATTATTTGAGAAAAGTGAAGTATATGAGAACAATGTCTAAACTGTGACATTCTACTGTTAGTCAGAACTATGAGATAAAGTCGATTTGATATTAAAAAGTCATTATGACAGAACgtcaaaaagtaacaaaaatgttacaattgACAAAAAGTATGTAAATCATAAATTAGAGTAAAAAGTCAAAATCATGACataagtcagaattatgagagtcaaaattatgacaatgtCAATAAGTGATAACAATGTCATAATTGTGACACTAAGAAATATGAGATAAAGTCATTTTGATATTAAAAAGTCAAGATTATGACAAAAATGTTGTAACTGACACAAGAAGTGagtatataaatcataaatgagAGTAACTAGTCAAAATCAGATCATACTacatcagaattatgagatatttaTAGTTGAAATATCAAAATTATGGTATTTATAGTTGAAATTTAGATAATTGCAAGTTTGTcgcaatttttttcttaattttttcctctaacttaaaaagtaaatattagaataaaagtaaacaatcaGACTTAAAAAGTCAAGCTTATGACAAAATGTCATACTTAtcacaaaaaatgtgaaatgattGGAgtgaaatgtcaaaattatgaagaggtgtcaaaaataattaaataattgacaaaaatatgaaattatgataATGTCAATTGTGAGAAAGTCATCTCATGAGATAAAATGTCGAAATAAGTCAGTATGAGTTTTAtgataaaagtcataattgtgagacaGTCAAACTTATGAGATTAGTATGaaacaatttcaactttttatctcataattgagaTAAAAAATGACATACTAAGTCAGTTAGGACTTAATTATGACAAATTATGACTTAAAGTTGACAGTTGATTTCTTAAGTCATATATATGACTATGTAATAATTTTCTTATCTCATAAATGAATAtatcatcattttgactttttatgtcataattctgatttactaaagcgagaaaaaaaaaagtcttatctgGTGGAAATGGGCGTCCATATATTTCCATTTGCTAGCATTggaaaaatactgtttaatttGACTATATTTTTTGCTTATCCCAGCGCATATGAAACATTTTACTGCTCATCAGACACAAATGGAAACACATGAATAGTGGCAGTGTGTTGAAAGGGTTAAATGATCTCTGACTGAAATGTCGAAGGGCTGCACAACAAAAGCCTCAGATGGCAGCTTTGAAATGCCTTCATCTCTATAGGTGTGCGCTCTATTTTAAAACAGGACAGAGCTTGAAAGTGGCTCCTGACGCTCCTGTAATAATGGACAGGTTTTAGTTTATGATAATCTCTAAACTTCAGTTTGATTAAACATGCACAGCTTCCACATGCAAAAATTGTTTTCAGAATTGATGAAATTGCTGATTAATCTATTTTCTACACAATGTTGCATAGAAGT
This window of the Cyprinus carpio isolate SPL01 unplaced genomic scaffold, ASM1834038v1 S000006643, whole genome shotgun sequence genome carries:
- the LOC122144321 gene encoding zinc finger protein 510-like isoform X2, which encodes MSASVDIHAQLASILERFAKCALLEMSRAVEQEMTRRQMETETLLVKLQFTESELRSARQSQANLRSVGIQVNNSGQREVNLNLVKFNENHDGETQTETYTDDSSAQTFALNEDGIKSIQIKEEHMEDGQWDSGPISPALCPLGPEVEDQDSFSAGTTGPAREGSDFILTSKMKPGGLWNSPVSEEYPMNAEAQSLDAFPLESGERYENRRPDPSAQHHMEEAYRPEEVSLRANPSAAERSSRCPQCGKTFTTRFYLKIHQRIHTGERPYTCPQCGKGFYCNSHLISHQRSHTGEKPYSCEECGKSYSHLNSLKLHQRSHTEEEAYAYW
- the LOC122144321 gene encoding zinc finger protein 271-like isoform X1, giving the protein MSASVDIHAQLASILERFAKCALLEMSRAVEQEMTRRQMETETLLVKLQFTESELRSARQSQANLRSVGIQVNNSGQREVNLNLVKFNENHDGETQTETYTDDSSAQTFALNEDGIKSIQIKEEHMEDGQWDSGPISPALCPLGPEVEDQDSFSAGTTGPAREAGSDFILTSKMKPGGLWNSPVSEEYPMNAEAQSLDAFPLESGERYENRRPDPSAQHHMEEAYRPEEVSLRANPSAAERSSRCPQCGKTFTTRFYLKIHQRIHTGERPYTCPQCGKGFYCNSHLISHQRSHTGEKPYSCEECGKSYSHLNSLKLHQRSHTEEEAYAYW
- the LOC109081177 gene encoding LOW QUALITY PROTEIN: ankyrin repeat domain-containing protein 34B (The sequence of the model RefSeq protein was modified relative to this genomic sequence to represent the inferred CDS: inserted 1 base in 1 codon); the protein is MTESPDSLLDGSPLISAAQLGKLRLVRLLVEGGAQVNERNQRGETPLLAACRALRGDQSGSSMLRLIQYLLRNQADPNIQDKTGRTALMYACMERAGPDVALALTAAGADPSTEDYTGGSALVYAINAHDQDTLTVLLDACKAQGRDIIIIATDLSCGXACPPSPDSSPVSCMSPSDIELKTNSPNSEGENIFNFRGGGQVSPVHPRSETRCRQRLRSEPWLAIQNLAHLSQSYEKNTEAEENQEDGCSLPTYLKFKSESEQLQSRRNTLPDLLQPPALKLTLSGSDTHLHRDPCASRFPSIYRSSSLLLAPPDGHHELHEANRKKAREQSRAHGGFLPPLPGVSVRNVCRDPFPASAPVRREAHGPSRRHSVQLEQITSKESSETLLL